From one Flavobacterium kingsejongi genomic stretch:
- a CDS encoding DUF4261 domain-containing protein — translation MSVFDFLKPKKEEQEETTQQETNLLLAMPLYNGTDSYNVRAVIDQLQNYWGLEVSDIEGLEGADEDAVTFTLDGEMVAMAKMPVPVPAEEIQSTAEYAYLWETAATDCKDHTSHAIVTLLSGNAPTIERYKLFTMLLASILETSNAIGIYQGEQTLLLPKALYLEYADFLREEDQSPLALWVYIGLVNDGTTCSAYTYGLSGFGKQEIEVVHSDKNIGELYDFITMIALYIIDYDVTLRHGETIGFSEEEKIKITASKGAFLDGETLKIEYN, via the coding sequence ATGAGTGTATTTGATTTTTTAAAACCCAAAAAAGAAGAACAGGAAGAAACCACACAACAGGAAACCAACCTCTTGCTGGCCATGCCATTATACAATGGTACTGATTCCTATAATGTCCGTGCTGTAATTGACCAACTCCAAAACTATTGGGGACTTGAAGTGTCGGATATTGAGGGGCTTGAAGGCGCAGACGAAGATGCGGTTACCTTTACCCTGGATGGCGAAATGGTCGCTATGGCCAAAATGCCGGTGCCGGTGCCTGCCGAAGAAATCCAATCGACTGCCGAGTATGCTTACCTCTGGGAAACGGCAGCAACAGATTGTAAAGACCATACCTCCCATGCTATAGTGACCCTGCTTTCGGGCAATGCGCCTACTATAGAACGCTATAAATTATTTACGATGTTATTGGCTTCGATACTGGAAACCTCCAACGCTATCGGGATCTATCAGGGAGAACAGACATTGCTATTGCCGAAAGCATTGTACTTAGAGTATGCCGATTTCCTGAGAGAAGAGGATCAAAGCCCATTAGCATTATGGGTGTACATCGGACTGGTAAATGATGGTACTACCTGTAGTGCGTATACCTACGGACTGAGTGGGTTTGGCAAACAGGAGATTGAAGTGGTTCATTCTGATAAGAATATCGGGGAACTGTATGATTTTATCACCATGATTGCCCTCTATATCATTGATTACGATGTGACCTTGCGCCACGGCGAAACGATCGGTTTCAGCGAGGAAGAGAAAATCAAAATCACGGCTTCCAAAGGGGCATTCCTCGATGGTGAAACCCTGAAAATTGAATACAATTAA
- a CDS encoding immunity 26/phosphotriesterase HocA family protein: MSHFELTNHQRLHLGLRPVATHWDRIVFPKGLVCFFEQDTIRKAIISVQDLTELYTEIDLDIQTATRTQILSKTGKGKAKTITANTIFDYSPRVACLRVTISTLENEKPFTIYSTIGKRELDFTHNAPGLQESMTLEAFGMALDRFIATLPESHLPTVALLQNLPDIKTKPVRFKSGDFFAVPVRYDLYGNPVHYTFGRHLLNIAALRKQKGLLPQLHQWNSLMTIVQLVTLYDSDSGTLDPDLFALSQTRTIPAFHMMDNRLMRGEYPIIGHLPLAPEALNFPMHLFARKGTVNFGWGICYIENINFQPQSPPAPTLENNGVNSAAEIRVLEKLRAGASVYDEYWDLQHPENTELMAGVFAAMGVSPTITYDDFCHAFGYPDRKALLEMTKHLN, translated from the coding sequence ATGTCCCATTTTGAACTGACCAACCACCAGCGGTTGCATTTGGGGTTACGCCCTGTTGCCACCCACTGGGATCGGATAGTATTCCCAAAAGGACTGGTGTGTTTTTTCGAACAGGACACGATCCGGAAAGCGATTATCAGTGTACAGGACCTAACGGAACTGTACACCGAAATCGACCTGGATATCCAAACGGCGACCCGAACCCAAATACTCTCCAAGACCGGAAAAGGCAAAGCGAAAACCATTACAGCCAATACGATATTCGATTACAGTCCCAGAGTCGCCTGCCTGCGAGTCACGATCTCCACATTGGAAAATGAAAAACCATTTACGATCTACAGTACGATAGGCAAACGTGAACTCGACTTTACCCATAATGCTCCCGGCCTACAGGAAAGTATGACACTCGAAGCATTTGGGATGGCACTGGACCGGTTCATTGCTACACTTCCGGAATCGCATCTTCCCACAGTAGCCCTGCTACAAAACCTTCCGGATATAAAAACAAAACCAGTACGGTTTAAGAGTGGTGATTTTTTTGCCGTTCCTGTACGCTATGACCTGTATGGAAATCCAGTACACTATACCTTTGGAAGGCATTTGCTGAATATTGCTGCACTCCGAAAACAAAAAGGACTATTGCCCCAATTACACCAATGGAACAGCCTGATGACCATAGTGCAACTGGTTACCCTCTATGATTCGGATTCCGGCACACTCGATCCGGATCTTTTTGCGCTTTCCCAAACCAGGACTATTCCTGCTTTTCACATGATGGATAACCGCCTGATGCGGGGTGAATATCCTATCATCGGACATCTTCCTTTAGCCCCGGAAGCACTGAACTTCCCAATGCATCTTTTTGCCCGTAAAGGGACTGTCAACTTTGGATGGGGAATCTGTTACATCGAAAACATCAATTTCCAGCCCCAATCCCCTCCGGCACCTACGCTGGAAAATAATGGCGTAAACAGTGCCGCTGAAATACGGGTTTTGGAAAAACTGCGTGCAGGGGCTTCTGTTTATGATGAATACTGGGACCTGCAACATCCTGAGAACACCGAACTGATGGCAGGTGTATTTGCAGCTATGGGGGTTTCCCCTACGATTACCTATGATGATTTTTGCCATGCTTTTGGCTATCCCGATCGCAAAGCACTACTCGAAATGACAAAGCATTTAAATTAA
- a CDS encoding winged helix-turn-helix transcriptional regulator has product MANDMTGKPVCRQERMALRDSLELLGGKWKLLIINYLSRRPSEANNFKKIQLEMDGISAKMLSKELKELEQNLLVTREVHATKPVTVTYALTEYGFSTVPITALLIQWGAGHREKIKSEL; this is encoded by the coding sequence ATGGCAAACGATATGACAGGAAAACCAGTTTGCAGGCAGGAACGGATGGCCCTCCGCGATAGCCTGGAATTATTAGGCGGGAAGTGGAAACTATTGATTATCAATTACCTCTCCAGGCGTCCTTCAGAAGCCAATAACTTTAAGAAAATACAACTCGAGATGGATGGCATTTCTGCCAAGATGCTTTCGAAGGAACTAAAGGAGCTCGAGCAAAATCTTTTAGTGACCCGCGAGGTACATGCTACAAAACCTGTGACGGTTACGTATGCGCTAACCGAATATGGGTTCTCTACCGTACCGATAACTGCTCTACTGATACAATGGGGTGCCGGACACCGGGAAAAGATTAAATCGGAGCTTTAA
- a CDS encoding cupin domain-containing protein, with amino-acid sequence MPDRNKIPRRIITGKQNGKSVIVEDADTSNVVEHFPGLFISDLWTTDTMPVVLSDTHQMPNYPMPQLPHMGSLFRHVIIPPDKELGLTAAPGQPHPLMHETATLDYIIILSGEIYLIMEEGETLLRAGDLVVQRGTNHAWSNRSEQPCIQIAIVLDAALPLT; translated from the coding sequence ATGCCAGACCGCAACAAGATTCCCCGCCGTATTATCACCGGAAAACAGAATGGTAAATCGGTTATTGTGGAAGATGCCGACACCTCTAATGTCGTCGAACATTTTCCCGGTCTTTTCATCTCCGACCTCTGGACGACAGACACTATGCCGGTTGTACTCTCTGATACCCATCAGATGCCCAATTATCCCATGCCGCAACTTCCGCACATGGGTTCGCTCTTTCGCCACGTCATCATTCCGCCGGATAAGGAATTGGGGCTTACGGCAGCACCTGGGCAACCGCACCCGCTTATGCACGAGACAGCCACCCTGGATTATATCATTATTCTATCGGGAGAAATTTACCTGATTATGGAAGAAGGAGAAACACTACTACGCGCCGGTGACCTCGTAGTACAACGCGGTACCAATCATGCTTGGAGCAACCGATCGGAACAGCCCTGTATACAGATTGCCATTGTCCTGGACGCTGCATTGCCCCTTACATAA
- the recO gene encoding DNA repair protein RecO encodes MLVTTKAIVLSALKFKEKSLIVKCFTQSDGLKSYFVQNAFSGKNNKQKIAYFQPLMILEIEANHKNKGTLESFREVRVSIPYQTIPTNILKSTIVLFLSEVLHHSIHEEEKNESLFDFIETALVWLDTHEEMADFHLIVLLQITKYLGFYPDTSDSDFPYFEINEGIFTPFHGISCLTEHETQLLKKLLGLRLGDAPKSFHVIERQLLLRILVNYYEAHLSGFRKPKSLEVLREVFM; translated from the coding sequence ATGTTGGTGACCACCAAAGCTATAGTACTATCGGCATTGAAGTTCAAGGAAAAAAGCCTGATCGTCAAATGTTTTACCCAATCGGATGGCCTGAAAAGCTATTTCGTCCAGAATGCCTTTTCCGGTAAGAACAACAAACAAAAGATTGCCTATTTCCAGCCGCTGATGATTCTGGAAATCGAGGCGAACCATAAAAACAAGGGAACATTGGAAAGTTTTCGCGAAGTCCGGGTCAGTATCCCGTACCAGACGATTCCTACGAATATACTCAAGAGTACCATTGTGCTTTTCCTTTCCGAAGTATTACACCACAGCATCCATGAAGAAGAAAAAAACGAAAGCCTTTTTGACTTTATCGAGACGGCTCTGGTCTGGCTGGATACCCATGAGGAAATGGCCGATTTCCACCTCATCGTACTGCTTCAAATCACGAAATACCTTGGGTTTTACCCGGACACTTCCGATTCTGATTTTCCTTACTTTGAAATCAACGAAGGCATTTTTACCCCATTCCACGGCATCAGCTGCCTGACAGAACATGAAACACAACTCCTTAAAAAGCTGCTTGGGCTGCGTCTGGGCGATGCACCGAAAAGCTTCCATGTCATCGAGCGGCAATTGCTGCTCAGGATCCTGGTGAATTATTATGAGGCACACCTCAGCGGATTCCGAAAGCCGAAATCGCTCGAGGTCCTCAGGGAAGTGTTTATGTAA
- a CDS encoding two-component regulator propeller domain-containing protein has translation MKKHFFAFLLFFFVALGQAQINQSWGSYFSYNHITDLAESESRLYAAGSNAVFSKNILSQELKTITSVDGLKAQNITALYHSNTFKKTLVGNENGLLLVINDATNAVLTKVDILTQIPVAPNVKKINHFLEHEGKVYISCDFGIVVIDLATLEFGDTYYIGPAGQEVRVFETCVLNNTIYAATQNNGIRSASLSNPNLNDFSQWSQFNTGSWIHMTTFNNQIVATDANNTQFRFNGATPQQFASFPDPVVDVRGREEYLVVTTRKAVTVYSATFAVVASFTATQVSSTETIVFTSGTLINNTIYVGTDDHGVFSCGISNTFQFDNFYPGGPLRNNVFRIKAVSNLLWCVFGDYNGTYNPYPLDAYGISKFTTNIGWTHIPYSELSGAKSLVYVTPHPTNTKVAYVSSYFTGLLQLENDVLAETYTPQNTSTNGSGLQQATGGAPNESRVNGSAFDRNGNLWMTNSLAEKGLVVMRPGNQWQAYSMAPVMNVANTNSYSKLLIDKNSTKWLASNYGGVIGFNENYDNKILKISEGSDEGNLPVIDVRAIAIDRRNQLWIGTSQGLRILPSVDNFLTETQLTTNPIIILEEDLAQELFFNQFITDIEVDGSNNKWVGTAGAGAFLVSPNGQETKYHFTKDNSPLPGNTINDIDINPLTGEVFFATDGGMVSFKGVATAPTDNLNNVIVFPNPVRPEYQGTVKISGLMTNCNVKITDIEGNLVHEEVSKGGTIEWNTTAFGKYRVASGVYMIFISDNDGTETKVKKVMIIR, from the coding sequence ATGAAAAAGCATTTTTTTGCCTTTCTGCTCTTCTTCTTCGTGGCCTTGGGCCAGGCACAGATCAACCAGTCCTGGGGAAGTTATTTCTCCTACAATCACATTACGGATCTGGCGGAATCGGAAAGCCGGTTATATGCCGCAGGCTCCAATGCCGTTTTCTCTAAAAATATCCTTTCGCAGGAGCTTAAAACCATCACTTCGGTCGATGGGCTGAAAGCACAAAATATAACAGCACTCTACCATAGCAATACCTTCAAGAAAACATTGGTGGGGAATGAAAATGGATTATTGTTAGTCATCAACGATGCGACGAATGCCGTACTGACCAAAGTGGACATCCTAACCCAGATCCCGGTAGCCCCAAACGTAAAAAAGATCAATCATTTCTTAGAGCATGAAGGGAAAGTATACATTTCCTGTGATTTCGGGATTGTAGTCATCGACCTGGCGACACTCGAATTTGGCGACACCTACTATATTGGCCCTGCCGGGCAGGAAGTCCGGGTTTTTGAGACCTGTGTCCTCAACAATACGATTTACGCTGCGACCCAGAATAATGGAATACGAAGTGCCAGCTTATCCAATCCGAACCTGAATGATTTTAGCCAGTGGTCCCAATTCAATACCGGTAGCTGGATCCACATGACCACTTTTAACAATCAGATTGTCGCGACCGACGCCAATAATACCCAGTTCCGTTTCAATGGAGCCACCCCTCAGCAATTTGCCTCTTTTCCCGATCCTGTTGTAGATGTCCGGGGCAGGGAAGAATACCTGGTGGTGACCACCCGAAAAGCAGTGACCGTGTATAGTGCGACATTTGCAGTAGTAGCGAGCTTTACAGCTACGCAGGTATCGTCCACCGAAACCATTGTTTTTACTTCCGGTACCCTTATTAATAATACAATTTATGTTGGTACGGATGATCATGGCGTGTTTTCCTGTGGTATCAGCAATACGTTCCAGTTTGATAATTTTTATCCCGGTGGGCCTTTACGGAATAATGTATTTCGGATCAAGGCAGTCTCCAATCTGTTGTGGTGTGTTTTTGGGGACTATAACGGAACCTATAATCCGTATCCGCTGGATGCCTACGGGATCAGTAAGTTTACCACCAATATCGGCTGGACCCATATTCCCTATAGCGAATTATCGGGAGCCAAATCACTGGTTTATGTAACCCCACATCCCACCAATACCAAAGTGGCTTATGTGAGTTCCTATTTTACCGGTTTACTCCAATTGGAAAATGATGTATTGGCCGAGACCTATACGCCTCAGAATACTTCAACAAACGGAAGCGGATTGCAACAGGCTACTGGAGGAGCGCCTAACGAATCCCGTGTGAATGGAAGTGCTTTCGACCGTAATGGCAATCTTTGGATGACGAATTCATTAGCCGAAAAAGGATTGGTAGTTATGCGTCCCGGAAACCAGTGGCAGGCCTATTCGATGGCGCCGGTGATGAATGTGGCCAACACCAATAGTTATTCCAAATTACTGATTGACAAGAATAGTACCAAATGGCTGGCTTCCAATTATGGAGGGGTCATCGGGTTCAATGAAAATTACGATAATAAAATACTAAAGATATCAGAAGGATCGGATGAGGGAAACCTGCCGGTGATCGATGTAAGGGCTATCGCAATAGACAGAAGGAACCAACTCTGGATCGGTACTTCTCAGGGCTTGCGCATTTTACCCAGCGTGGATAATTTCCTGACAGAAACACAACTTACGACCAACCCTATTATTATTTTGGAAGAAGACCTGGCGCAGGAGCTGTTTTTCAATCAGTTTATCACCGATATCGAAGTGGATGGTTCCAATAATAAGTGGGTGGGAACTGCTGGTGCTGGTGCTTTTTTGGTTTCACCAAATGGGCAGGAGACCAAGTACCACTTTACGAAAGATAACTCTCCTTTACCGGGCAATACCATCAATGATATCGATATCAATCCACTCACCGGAGAAGTGTTTTTTGCCACCGATGGTGGAATGGTTTCGTTTAAAGGGGTGGCTACCGCACCCACCGATAACCTGAACAATGTGATTGTGTTCCCGAACCCGGTACGTCCGGAATACCAGGGAACTGTAAAAATCAGTGGCCTGATGACGAACTGTAATGTGAAAATTACCGATATCGAAGGCAACCTGGTACACGAGGAAGTTTCCAAAGGGGGGACGATCGAATGGAATACTACCGCTTTTGGGAAATACCGGGTCGCTTCCGGGGTGTATATGATTTTTATATCCGATAATGATGGAACAGAAACCAAAGTTAAAAAGGTCATGATCATCCGATAA
- the gdhA gene encoding NADP-specific glutamate dehydrogenase: protein MKENIKSFIEAVAKKNTNEPEFMQAVQEVAEAILPFIAEKDIYNGKNILLRMTEPERVITFRVCWVDDKGEIQVNRGFRVQMNSAIGPYKGGLRFHPSVNLSIMKFLAFEQTFKNALTTLPMGGAKGGSDFDPKGKSDGEIMRFCHSFMSELYKYIGPNTDVPAGDIGVGSREIGYMFGMYKKIKGEFTGVITGKGMSWGGSLIRPQATGFGAVYFLQAMLATKGLGIEGKTIAVSGFGNVAWGAVTKANELGAKVVTLSGPDGYIYDADGVSGEKIDYMLELRASNNDTIKPYADKYGVPFFEGKHPWQQKVDIALPCATQNELKLDGAKSLVANGVICVVEGANMPTTPDALEYFHQNKILFSPGKASNAGGVATSGLEMSQNSLRIEWSAEEVDRILKKIMTDIHESCVKYGMQEDGYVDYVKGANLAGFVKVADAMLAQGII from the coding sequence ATGAAAGAAAATATTAAGTCTTTTATTGAAGCAGTTGCTAAAAAAAATACTAATGAGCCTGAATTTATGCAGGCTGTACAGGAGGTAGCAGAAGCCATTCTACCTTTTATAGCAGAAAAAGATATTTATAACGGAAAAAACATCCTTTTGAGAATGACTGAGCCGGAGCGTGTAATTACTTTCCGTGTATGTTGGGTAGATGATAAAGGAGAAATACAAGTAAACAGAGGATTCAGAGTTCAGATGAATTCTGCAATCGGGCCTTACAAAGGTGGACTTCGTTTCCACCCGTCTGTCAACCTGAGCATCATGAAATTCTTAGCTTTCGAGCAAACTTTCAAAAATGCACTGACAACACTTCCAATGGGCGGTGCTAAGGGAGGATCTGATTTTGATCCAAAAGGGAAATCTGATGGTGAGATCATGCGTTTTTGCCATAGCTTCATGAGCGAATTGTACAAATATATAGGGCCAAACACAGACGTTCCAGCTGGAGATATCGGTGTAGGATCCCGTGAGATTGGGTACATGTTCGGAATGTACAAAAAAATTAAAGGAGAATTTACCGGTGTAATTACCGGAAAAGGAATGTCCTGGGGTGGATCATTAATCCGTCCACAAGCTACTGGTTTCGGAGCGGTATATTTCCTACAGGCGATGCTGGCAACTAAAGGATTGGGTATTGAAGGTAAAACCATTGCTGTTTCCGGATTTGGGAACGTAGCGTGGGGAGCTGTAACCAAAGCCAATGAATTGGGTGCTAAAGTAGTAACGCTTTCCGGACCTGATGGTTATATCTATGATGCTGATGGTGTATCTGGTGAAAAAATCGATTATATGTTAGAGCTTAGAGCGTCTAATAATGATACGATTAAACCGTATGCTGATAAATACGGGGTGCCGTTTTTTGAAGGCAAACACCCTTGGCAGCAAAAAGTGGATATTGCGCTTCCATGTGCAACGCAAAATGAGTTGAAACTGGATGGTGCTAAAAGCTTAGTAGCAAATGGTGTTATCTGTGTGGTAGAAGGAGCGAATATGCCTACTACGCCGGATGCATTGGAATACTTCCACCAAAATAAAATTTTATTCTCTCCGGGTAAAGCCTCGAATGCTGGTGGTGTAGCCACTTCAGGTCTTGAGATGTCCCAAAACTCTTTGAGAATAGAATGGTCTGCAGAGGAAGTAGACAGAATCCTGAAAAAAATCATGACCGATATCCACGAATCTTGTGTGAAATATGGTATGCAGGAAGATGGTTATGTAGATTATGTAAAAGGAGCCAACCTTGCCGGATTTGTAAAAGTAGCAGATGCTATGCTGGCACAGGGAATCATATAA
- a CDS encoding THC0290_0291 family protein: MTPPKKILFCIPFILSLFSPAFSQSGTGLTHEIGVVVGPVALQSDYGERRDFDTNKGNTGIAVGLVYFMGFEYLTNYRLNYFEDHFKLKAELSYTKTDLKHFGKYVEESKTSVFAQQLRAMRGSSKTTNAGVELVYFPFSLKDYGYNSMSFAPYASFGAQATHYTTEARSYNGPLTPLNTPEKYRNGYRNTSDYALSIVGSIGTRYKINANSDLIADLRLQYFNSDWIDGLRPDPAIYKENKANDWLAWFTVGYVYYLPE, from the coding sequence ATGACACCCCCGAAAAAGATCCTTTTTTGCATTCCCTTTATACTGAGTCTGTTCTCCCCGGCTTTTTCCCAATCAGGAACCGGCCTTACCCATGAGATCGGTGTGGTCGTAGGACCTGTTGCTTTACAGTCGGATTATGGTGAACGCAGGGATTTTGATACGAATAAAGGAAATACAGGTATTGCTGTAGGACTGGTGTATTTTATGGGATTTGAATACCTGACCAATTACCGCCTGAATTATTTTGAAGACCACTTTAAATTAAAGGCAGAGTTATCCTATACCAAAACGGATCTCAAACATTTTGGAAAATATGTAGAAGAAAGCAAGACTTCTGTTTTTGCACAACAGCTTCGCGCCATGCGGGGAAGTTCCAAAACAACCAATGCCGGAGTAGAGTTAGTCTATTTCCCGTTTAGCCTTAAAGATTACGGCTACAACAGTATGAGCTTTGCACCTTATGCAAGTTTTGGAGCACAAGCCACTCATTATACTACTGAAGCCCGATCGTATAACGGCCCGCTGACCCCACTGAACACCCCTGAAAAATACCGCAATGGCTACCGCAATACTTCCGATTATGCCTTATCTATTGTGGGCAGTATCGGGACACGTTATAAAATCAATGCCAATTCCGACCTGATTGCCGACCTGCGCCTGCAGTATTTCAACTCGGACTGGATTGATGGATTACGGCCTGACCCTGCTATTTACAAAGAAAATAAAGCCAATGACTGGCTGGCCTGGTTTACGGTAGGCTACGTCTATTATCTGCCGGAATAA
- a CDS encoding cystathionine gamma-synthase, producing the protein MKFNTKVIHGGQEPDPSTGAVMPPVYQTSTFIQKSPGVHSGYEYSRAANPTRTALENALASIENGTRGLAFSSGLAATDCVLRSFKAGDEIIAMDDLYGGTYRMFTRIYKDSGIKFHFVDMNDLEKFKSLINENTKLVWVETPTNPLMKLADIAAIAEITKANNILFAVDNTFATPYLQKPLDLGADIVMHSATKYLGGHSDVIAGALIVKDEALGEQLHFQQFATGATLGPQDSFLVLRGIKTLHLRVQRHCENGEKVTEYLSNHPKVKTVFYPGLPSHPFHEIAKKQMKNGFGGMVSFTFTSGKKEDAIRFLEKLEVFTLAESLGGVESLANHPALMTHASIPEDKRKEIGISDDLVRLSVGVEDIEDLLEDLKQAFE; encoded by the coding sequence ATGAAGTTTAACACGAAAGTTATTCACGGAGGGCAGGAACCAGATCCAAGTACTGGAGCTGTAATGCCACCAGTTTATCAGACCTCGACCTTTATACAGAAAAGCCCTGGCGTACATAGCGGTTATGAGTACAGCCGCGCTGCAAATCCTACAAGAACCGCATTGGAAAATGCCTTAGCGAGTATTGAAAACGGTACCCGTGGCCTTGCTTTTTCATCTGGATTGGCGGCAACGGACTGCGTTTTACGTTCGTTTAAAGCCGGTGATGAAATTATTGCCATGGACGACTTATATGGAGGTACCTATAGAATGTTTACCCGTATCTATAAGGATTCCGGTATAAAATTCCATTTTGTAGACATGAACGATCTGGAGAAATTCAAATCGCTGATCAATGAAAATACCAAATTGGTATGGGTAGAAACCCCAACCAATCCTCTAATGAAACTGGCTGATATTGCTGCAATCGCTGAAATCACCAAAGCGAATAACATTCTTTTTGCAGTCGATAATACTTTTGCAACGCCTTATTTGCAAAAACCATTGGACTTAGGAGCTGATATTGTGATGCATTCGGCAACAAAATACCTGGGTGGACATTCTGATGTTATTGCGGGTGCTTTGATCGTAAAAGATGAAGCATTGGGCGAACAACTGCACTTCCAGCAATTTGCTACCGGAGCCACTTTAGGGCCACAGGATTCCTTTTTGGTGCTTAGAGGGATAAAAACCCTGCATTTGAGAGTACAGCGTCATTGTGAAAATGGTGAAAAAGTTACGGAATACCTGAGCAATCACCCCAAAGTGAAAACGGTATTTTATCCGGGGCTTCCATCACACCCGTTCCATGAAATTGCGAAGAAGCAAATGAAAAACGGATTTGGCGGTATGGTATCTTTCACATTTACTTCCGGTAAAAAAGAAGATGCAATCCGTTTCTTAGAGAAACTGGAAGTTTTTACCCTGGCAGAATCGTTGGGTGGGGTAGAGTCACTGGCCAATCACCCTGCGTTGATGACACATGCTTCTATTCCGGAAGACAAACGTAAAGAAATTGGTATCTCTGATGATTTGGTTCGCCTTAGCGTTGGAGTAGAAGATATTGAAGATTTACTGGAAGACCTGAAACAGGCTTTCGAATAA
- a CDS encoding DUF3298 and DUF4163 domain-containing protein — MKKILSIAVVALLFASCAKEELSFTSATYEKKSTLPCKENCTAATLVIPVAENAGIVSDSINQTIFNTLRNIVYFGETPSNAKNYNELVDSFIGSYDDMKKKFPDETFGWEAKVKGSVKYESDSIVNIELEHYTFTGGAHGYSGLRSLIFNRQTGKLIPNDQLFKDRNAFKAFAEQKFRALYKIPSGPINATGLMFEDEKFHLPQNIFYTDKGLLLYYNLYEVASYADGAKEVLLSYDEVQPYLKTK, encoded by the coding sequence ATGAAAAAAATACTTTCAATTGCCGTAGTTGCCCTCCTTTTCGCAAGCTGTGCCAAAGAAGAACTGAGTTTCACTTCCGCAACCTACGAGAAAAAATCTACGCTTCCGTGCAAGGAAAATTGTACTGCCGCCACTTTGGTCATACCCGTAGCTGAAAATGCCGGCATCGTATCGGACAGCATCAACCAGACGATCTTCAATACCCTTCGCAATATTGTCTACTTTGGAGAAACACCTTCAAATGCAAAAAACTACAATGAATTAGTAGATTCCTTTATCGGCTCCTATGACGACATGAAGAAAAAATTTCCGGATGAGACCTTTGGCTGGGAGGCGAAAGTAAAAGGCAGCGTGAAATATGAATCGGATAGCATCGTGAATATTGAACTCGAGCATTATACCTTTACCGGAGGCGCTCATGGCTACAGCGGATTACGCTCCCTTATCTTCAATCGCCAAACGGGTAAATTAATTCCGAACGACCAACTTTTTAAAGACCGGAATGCCTTTAAAGCCTTTGCTGAACAAAAATTCCGTGCGTTATATAAAATCCCAAGTGGTCCGATCAATGCTACCGGGCTGATGTTTGAAGACGAGAAATTCCATCTCCCGCAAAACATCTTCTATACCGACAAAGGACTGCTCTTGTATTACAACCTCTACGAAGTTGCTTCCTATGCCGACGGCGCTAAAGAAGTGCTGCTTTCTTATGATGAAGTACAACCCTACCTGAAAACGAAATAA
- a CDS encoding DinB family protein → MDITFDITLSSRNNLLAILDTHSLEQLNEIPIGFSNNLIWNVAHVIVVQQMLLYHLSGLPMVIPDELVSRYKRGTRPEKNCTVEELVQIKEFLFSTLEHTKNDFMDGVFENYNAFTTTSGFTVKNVHDAARFNIFHEGVHMGIILQLKKRV, encoded by the coding sequence ATGGACATCACTTTTGATATTACACTGTCAAGCCGAAACAATTTACTGGCAATACTCGATACGCATTCGTTGGAGCAACTGAATGAAATACCAATAGGATTTTCAAACAACCTGATCTGGAATGTCGCTCACGTGATCGTAGTACAGCAGATGCTGTTGTACCATCTTTCCGGACTGCCAATGGTTATTCCCGACGAACTGGTGTCCCGCTACAAACGCGGTACCCGACCCGAAAAGAATTGTACGGTCGAGGAATTGGTGCAGATCAAAGAATTTTTGTTTTCTACGCTGGAACATACCAAAAACGATTTTATGGATGGTGTTTTTGAAAACTACAATGCGTTTACTACCACATCGGGATTTACCGTGAAAAATGTCCATGATGCAGCCCGCTTTAATATCTTTCATGAGGGCGTGCACATGGGGATCATATTGCAGCTGAAAAAAAGGGTCTGA